CACCTGCACCTGGACCTGATTCAGGACTGGACCTGGTCTGTGtttattaagtgtgtgtgtgtgtgtgtgtgttcagctggTGGACCCCGGCGTGAAGGCGTGGACTCCGACCAAAGGGAAAAACAATGTCATCATGTTTGTTGGTCTCCAAGGCAGCGGGAAAACCACCACCTGCTCCAAGGTGATGtcacacacctgaaacacaaccCTACTCTGCCCCCTGCTGCCTGTGCTCACTCTGCTCTGTTCACTGCAGTTGGCGTATTATTACCAGAGGAAAGGCTGGAAGACGTGTCTGATCTGTGCCGACACCTTCAGAGCAGGTAAGCACCCGAGTCATGGTGACATCACACAGTCACCATACTGTCACACAGTCATGGTGACATCACACAGTCATGGTGACATCACACAGTCATGGTGACATCTCACAGTCATGCTAACATCACACAGTCATGGTGACATGACACAGTCATGGTGACATCTCACAGTCATGGTGACATCACACAGTCATGGTGACATCTCACAGTCATGGTAACATCACACAGTCATGGTGACATCACACAGTCATGGTGACATCTCACAGTCATGGTAACATCACACAGTCATGGTGACATCACACAGTCACCATACCATCACACAGTCATGGTGACATCACACAGTCACCATACCATCACACAGTCATGGTAACATCTCACAGTCATGGTGACATCACACAGTCACCATACCATCACACAGTCATGGTGACATCACACAGTCACCATACCATCACACAGTCATGGTAACATCTCACAGTCATGGTGACATCACACAGTCACCATACCATCACACAGTCATGGTGACATCACACAGTCATGGTAACATCTCACAGTCATGGTGACATCACACAGTCACCATACCATCACACAGTCATGGTGACATCACACAGTCATGGTGACATCTCACAGTCATGGTAACATCACACAGTCATGGTGACATCACACAGTAATCGTAACATCACACCCGAGTCAACATTCAACATGGAAAAATAACACCTGTCTGTCCGTGAAGACAGTGAACGCCCCACTGGACTCGTCCATGTCACCTGTAGTACCTTTACTAGTGCTGTGATTGTTAAGTGATAAGCCccgcctctctctgtctcaggtgCCTTCGATCAGCTCAAACAAAACGCCACCAAAGCCAGAATCCCTTTTTATGGCAGGTAAGTTCACATAGAGCGCCCCCCACTGCTGTAACCTGTGTGCTGCGTTTAGGTTCCCCCTGTGGTCTGTtctaatgtgtgttgtgttcagttACACAGAAATGGACCCTGTGGTCATCGCTGCTGAGGGGGTGGAAAAGTTCAAAGGTGAGAACTTTGAGATCATCATCGTGGACACGAGTGGACGACACAAACAGGAGGACTCGCTGTTTGAGGAAATGTTGCAAGTGTCCAACGCTGTGGTGAGTAGCCTGAACACACCACTGCAGGTCTGTGGTGAGTAGCCTGAACACACCACTGCAGATCTGTGGTGAGTAGCCTGAACACACCACTGCAGGTCTGTGGTGAGCCCCTGAACACACCACTGCAGGTCTGTGGTGAGCCCCTGAACACACCACTGCAGTGTCTGGTGGTGTGTTCAGGTACATGTTCCAGTTTCAGTTGAACTTGTCCTGTTTCCACAGCAACCAGACAACATAGTGTATGTGATGGACGCGTCCATTGGACAGGCGTGTGAGTCTCAGGCTAAAGCCTTTAAGGACAAAGTGGATGTGGCGTCTGTGATTGTCACCAAACTAGACGGACACGccaaaggaggaggagctctGAGCGCGTAAGGCGATGAtgtggtgatgatgtcacagcagtgTTATTATGACCTGACTCGTGTtaagactgtttttgtttcctgtcagtGTGGCGGCCACCAGGAGTCCCATCATCTTCATCGGAACAGGCGAGCACATCGACGACTTTGAGCCGTTTAAGACGCAGCCGTTCATCAGCAAACTGCTGGGTGAGAACAGAGACACCTGCTGGTCACAGGCGGTAATGTTGTGTAGGTTATTTTACGTGGAAACGCTCAGtaactcctcctcttcctgtcagGCATGGGAGACATCGAAGGACTGATCGACAGAGTGAACGAGCTGAAACTGGACGATAACGAGGAGCTGATCGACAAACTCAAACATGGTGAGAGAATGCTGCAGTGCATTGTGGGTGAAATGGCTGACCTCTGtgattgacctctgacctgtgagTGAACTCTGTCCCACAGGTCAGTTCACGCTCAGAGACATGTACGAGCAGTTCCAGAACATCATGAAGATGGGACCGTTCGGACAGATCATGGTAAACACGCCcccacacagtcacatgactcaggcTTCAGCGTGTGCTgactagagatgtaacgatatgaaaatttcatttcacggttattgtgaccaaaattatcacggttatcaatattatcacggtattgttagatgtgttcaaaatgttccaaaagtactaaacacacacactgaaatcttttaaccaagttttatttaaaaaaaaatgtttttttatattatatgatgattattattattattattattattattattattattagggaccgagcactcacacagtgtgcaaggacctattgtaattgaaggaattattattattaattatcatctgactgactgactgactgacgcgcgcacacacacacacacacacacaggtcctcactctgtgtcgggtAATAATGAagtagcagcagaaacaaacacatgttgctCTGCTACGGtacgtgtcgtctgcacacACTACTGGCTTTCGCTgaataacatgtatttttacaggAGTAATGTTAGGTAACACTTAACTTAGGTTTCCTTTATTGAGAAAATAGGAACGTTTTACagacaaaccatgacatttcccactattccgaaatcccgtttttgttgacttacatTACACTCTCTGAAAAGTTGTgggtggtggtcacggagattcCTCATCAAATTAGAAGTGTTACCCCCCTTCacggagtttttttttttttttttgcattttctgcacaagggttgattgtcttcaattattttaccgtCAACGTcctataaaaatacaaaatatgcccagacttCTGATCTTGTTGTATTACTGGGGGGaaaatctctggagcgcaggtgacttcagccgtgttgtcacaggacagacagtggaaactGTGCATGCACGCCCGCttctgagcgagtgccgttcaggtgctgctgcttctccaggaaatgagcagtatcactgtgagtttttcagtaatcagttgcggtaatcaatcacggttttatagataattcaaatttgaaacggtagtaataaccgtcgggaattttaccgcggtttatcgtcataccggtaatcgttacatccctagtgCTGACCCCTGTAGGTCACAGTCACATGTTGTAAATGATAAAACATAATCTGGTTTGTTGTTTAATTCTACATAATTGTATATGAGTTCTTAAATAATCTTCAATcttaatgttgtgtgtgtgtgtagggtaTGATTCCAGGTTTTGGTACAGACTTCATGAGTAAAGGAAATGAACAGGAGTCGATGTCCAGACTGAAGAAACTGATGACCATCATGGACAGTATGAATGACCAAGGTAACACTACTATACAATCACTATACACTACACACGATATAATGTGTGCCGTGTGTGTATCGTGTGTGTGCCATGTGTGTGccatgtgtgtcttgtgtgtgtatcGTGTGTATATCGTGTGTGTCATTTGTGTATCGTGTGTCATGCGTGTATCATGTGTGTCATGCGTGTATcatgtgtgtgtcgtgtgtgtatgatgtgtgtgtcatgtgtgtatgatgtgtgtgtcatgtgtgtgtgtgtgtgtcatgtgtagAGTTGGACAGTAAAGACGGAGCAAAGCTCTTCAGTAAACAGCCTAACAGGATCCAGAGAGTGGCTCGAGGGTCAGGAGTGTCCACCAGAGACGTCCAGGAGCTTCTCACTCAGTACACCAAGTTTGCTCAGATGGTCAAGAAGATGGGCGGGATCAAAGGACTGTTCAAAGGTGAGAGGGGCGGGGTCACAGGACAGcactccagcagggggcagcactcacacacatactgtgttaTTCTCAGGAGGAGACATGTCCAAGAACGTGAACCCGTCTCAGATGGCAAAGCTAAACCAGCAGATGGCAAAGATGATGGATCCAAGAGTCCTGCACCACATgggtatgacacacacacacacacacacacagagacacagagacaccgTGCAGGGACGTGTTACATAAGGCTAAGATGTTGCTGTAGACTATATAACGGTGTGATCCTGCTGCATTCAGACGATGCAGCTGAAAATCAGCTGTAGCCTGTTCCAGTGTGAAGTCAGTGAGTGGGATTAAGCTGCATGGGTCATATGTCGGGTAAACTTTGGCCGATCAATAAATCTTAGCTATGTAGGGCAGGCAGCCGTTGCCCTGACGTCTGGGTAGTAGCCTAATCTCGTTCCGTAAAGCTTGAATTTTTCCTCacacaaatcaatcaaaacCTCTCTTTTCTAGAGAGAAATGATTTAATAGAATGGCCTTAACATGAAGCTATGGTATTTTGATCATTCAAAGACACTctcttttatttgtaatttattttttattgacattcagaATCAGATATTCACATCTGGTATAACATAGATGCAGACATCTTACATCTGTTGTCCGCTCTAAGTGTccaaataatacaaaagaaagaaaagaaaaaacacacaacgaCAATCCAACTATGTACAGGTAGGGAGTGATCCTTTTCGTACAGCGCAGTCATTggtttgtgaaaataaaatccGTTCTATTTGACCCAGTTCTCCCAGTATTCACAACTGCAGTTGTCCTCTCCTGTCTTATTCATGTCCATTGTAATGTCCATCCACAGATTTACAGTTGGGCTCTCTTGTGATAACCGTTTCCTGGTTAGACT
This genomic interval from Solea solea chromosome 18, fSolSol10.1, whole genome shotgun sequence contains the following:
- the srp54 gene encoding signal recognition particle subunit SRP54, whose amino-acid sequence is MVLADLGRKITSALRSLSNATIINEEVLNAMLKEVCAALLEADVNIKLVKQLRENVKSAIDLEEMASGLNKRRMIQHAVFKELVKLVDPGVKAWTPTKGKNNVIMFVGLQGSGKTTTCSKLAYYYQRKGWKTCLICADTFRAGAFDQLKQNATKARIPFYGSYTEMDPVVIAAEGVEKFKGENFEIIIVDTSGRHKQEDSLFEEMLQVSNAVQPDNIVYVMDASIGQACESQAKAFKDKVDVASVIVTKLDGHAKGGGALSAVAATRSPIIFIGTGEHIDDFEPFKTQPFISKLLGMGDIEGLIDRVNELKLDDNEELIDKLKHGQFTLRDMYEQFQNIMKMGPFGQIMGMIPGFGTDFMSKGNEQESMSRLKKLMTIMDSMNDQELDSKDGAKLFSKQPNRIQRVARGSGVSTRDVQELLTQYTKFAQMVKKMGGIKGLFKGGDMSKNVNPSQMAKLNQQMAKMMDPRVLHHMGGMAGLQSMMRQFQQGAAGNMKGMMGFNNM